The following are from one region of the Mesorhizobium sp. B2-8-5 genome:
- a CDS encoding intradiol ring-cleavage dioxygenase has translation MTGTADAARPKYPYFEEETSVDVVNARMGPDVDPRLRQVMGVLVKHLHAAIKEIEPTHEEWLQGIKFLTDVGKMCSDWRQEFILLSDTLGVSMLVDAINHRRPNGATENTILGPFYVPEAPRYEHGANICLDGKGEPMVVRGRVLDTQGKPIAGALIDVWQTNDDGFYDVQQKDIQPDWNLRGVFTADKKGEYWYRSVKPRYYPIPDDGPVGKMLAALGRHPNRAAHVHYIVSAPGYDPVITHIFAPDCRYLAEDAVFGVKDSLIADFTKVTNPEKARELGFDAPFWSVEWDFVMAPKTAGT, from the coding sequence ATGACAGGCACCGCAGACGCCGCTCGACCGAAATATCCCTATTTCGAGGAAGAGACCTCGGTCGACGTGGTCAACGCGCGCATGGGGCCGGATGTCGACCCGCGCCTGCGGCAGGTGATGGGCGTGCTGGTGAAGCACCTGCACGCCGCCATCAAGGAGATCGAGCCGACGCATGAGGAGTGGCTGCAAGGCATCAAGTTTCTCACCGATGTCGGCAAGATGTGCTCCGACTGGCGGCAGGAATTCATCCTTCTTTCCGATACGCTTGGCGTTTCGATGCTTGTCGACGCGATCAATCACCGGCGTCCGAACGGCGCCACGGAAAACACCATCCTCGGACCGTTCTATGTGCCGGAGGCCCCGCGCTACGAGCACGGCGCTAACATCTGCCTCGACGGCAAGGGCGAGCCGATGGTGGTGCGCGGTCGCGTGCTCGACACGCAAGGCAAGCCGATCGCCGGCGCGCTGATCGATGTCTGGCAGACCAATGACGACGGCTTCTACGATGTCCAGCAGAAGGACATCCAGCCCGACTGGAATCTGCGCGGGGTCTTCACCGCCGACAAGAAGGGCGAATACTGGTATCGTTCGGTCAAGCCGCGCTACTATCCCATCCCCGACGACGGACCGGTCGGAAAGATGCTCGCCGCGCTCGGGCGTCATCCAAACCGGGCGGCGCATGTGCACTACATCGTCAGCGCGCCGGGTTACGATCCCGTCATCACCCACATCTTCGCGCCCGATTGCCGCTACCTCGCCGAGGACGCCGTCTTCGGCGTGAAGGATTCGCTGATCGCGGATTTCACCAAAGTCACCAACCCGGAAAAGGCGCGCGAGCTCGGTTTCGACGCTCCGTTCTGGTCCGTCGAATGGGATTTCGTCATGGCTCCCAAGACCGCCGGAACTT